Below is a genomic region from Thermodesulfobacteriota bacterium.
GATACGGATTTGGAGGCCATAAAGGAGGCCGGATTGAACAGGATCCATATCGGTCTTGAATCAGGTTCCAACCAGGTACTTAAAATGGTAAAAAAAGGGGTTACCAAAGAGACCCATATAAAGGCCGGTCTAAAAATAAAAAAGGCAGGGATGGAGCTTTCTGAATATGTGATGCCGGGACTTGGAGGAAGGAAATACTCCGAGATTCATGCCCTGGAAACGGCAGACGCGCTAAATCAGATTAATCCTGATTTTATTCGCTTGAGAACACTGGCAATTCCAAACGGTCTGGGTCTGTATGAAGATTATATGAAAGGTGATTTTGAAAAATGCAATGATGTCATGATGGCCAAAGAGATTCTTCTTTTTCTGGAAATGCTTGCCGGTATCACCAGTGTGATTAAAAGCGATCATATACTGAACCTGTTTGAGGAAATTGATGGTGTGCTTCCGGATGACAGGGACTATATGACAGGAGTGATTCAAAACTTTCTTTCCCTGGATCCGAACCATCGGGCTTTATACCAGGTGGGAAGACGACTGGGCATATTTTCCCGGCTGAGTGATATGGACAGTCCCCGCAGATTTGCCAGGGCGGAAAAGACATGCAGCGAACTCAACATTACCCTTGAAAACGTGGATGAAATCATTGACGAGATGATGAAAAGGTTTATATAAATAGAAAGTTTACCAACACCCTCAATAAGACGAATATAAAAAATAACAAAAATATCGATTTTTACGTTCAAAATGTGATTTAAAAGCCCATAACAACAGCCCGTTAACTTAAAAAAGGAGGTAATTATGAATCGATTTAAAGGGATATCGACCTGGTTATTGGTAATTTTAGCGGCAGCCGGGCTGGCTCTGGCCGGTTGTGCGGGTCCAAAACCCAAACCCGGAGAAGTCTTTTCTTGCGTAAAGGAGGGAAAGCTGGACAAGACCATCGCGCCTGAAGCGCAGCTTGAAGAATTCTCATGCGTTTTTAAAAATAAGTGGGGAAGCGAGGTACTGCACTTTAACGTAGCTATAAAAAATGTGAGCAATACGGATCAACGTTTTAAAGTGAACATCTTTTTAGATAATGGCAAAGCTGTGGGGGGCTTACTTCCAAGAAAGACCAAAAAGGGTCTGGTAAAACCAGGCCAGACCGCTAAATTTGTTTATCCTGTTAAAGGCATGGACAAAAAACCCAAGGCAATCATGCTAATTGTAAAAACAATGGGAAAGTAGAATCCGTCAAGCAAAAGTAAAGGAGGTTATTGATATGAAACGAGCAAGCATCATTTTATCTTTATGTATATTACTGGCCCTGGCAGGGCCGGTGGCTGCTAAAACAACATTTGTCAGCATCGGTACGGGTGGAACCGGCGGTATCTATTACCCTTACGGAGGAGGTGTGGCTGAGCTTTGGTCAAAGTATGTGAAGGGTGTAAAGGCTGTTGCAGAGGTAACGGGGGCCAGCGTTGAAAATGTAAAACTTGCCCATAAGGGCGAAACCGTAATTGGTGAAGTAATGGCGGACGCAGCAGTAGCCGGCTATAAAGGACTGTCCAAATTCAAGGGCAAAAAACACAATATTCTTACCATGGCTATTATGTACCCTAACGTGCTGCAAGTTGTGACTTTGAAAAAGAACGGAATCACAAACATTGAACAGGCAAAAGGAAAAAATATCAGCACAGGCAGCCCCGGCAGTGGTACAAACCTGATGGCTGAAGCCGTATTTAAAGCACTTGGCATTCCTCTGAAGTCTTTTAAGGACAGTAGACTTTCCTTTACAGAAAGCGCAAATGCCTTGAGAGACGGTACAATTGAAATAGGCTTTTGGTGTGTAGGGCCAGGTACAAGCTCTATTATGGATTTGGCAACTACCCATGATATCAGCATTATAGAATTTACTCCGGAGCAAGCAAAAAAGGTTGTTGAGTACAACAAAACCTATTCTGCAGTAGATTTGCCAGGCGGCGTTTACCGGGGAGTTGACGAACCGGTTCCTACAGTCGGGGTGATGAACGTGATTATCTGCCAGAAATCTTTGAATACAGATTTGGTTTACAATCTGTCAAAAGCGCTGTTTGAACATAACGACTATTTGTGCAAGATTCATCCCTTGGCTGCTTTTACCACACCTGAAAATGCAGTAAAGTACGCACCGATTCCAATTCATCCGGGTACAATCAAATACTTGAAAGAAAAGGGCATCGCAGTACCTGCAAGGCTGATACCTTAGATGCGGAAAATGACCAGACCGGGTGTTATAATTTTATCTTTAGTCGGCCTGGTATTTTCATTAATCCTGACCGCCTGGCTTGAGCCGGGCGGTCAGGAGCTGCGTATAACACCTGTAAAAGGGGGTAAACCATTGCTGGTTTTGCCTCTTGAACCAGGTGAACGCTTTTCCATCCATTATTATCATTCAGTGGAAAACTCACCCATATGGGAAGAGCACAGCCTGGATG
It encodes:
- a CDS encoding TAXI family TRAP transporter solute-binding subunit, whose product is MKRASIILSLCILLALAGPVAAKTTFVSIGTGGTGGIYYPYGGGVAELWSKYVKGVKAVAEVTGASVENVKLAHKGETVIGEVMADAAVAGYKGLSKFKGKKHNILTMAIMYPNVLQVVTLKKNGITNIEQAKGKNISTGSPGSGTNLMAEAVFKALGIPLKSFKDSRLSFTESANALRDGTIEIGFWCVGPGTSSIMDLATTHDISIIEFTPEQAKKVVEYNKTYSAVDLPGGVYRGVDEPVPTVGVMNVIICQKSLNTDLVYNLSKALFEHNDYLCKIHPLAAFTTPENAVKYAPIPIHPGTIKYLKEKGIAVPARLIP
- a CDS encoding radical SAM protein, which codes for MNLQTKPDIKYNGFEQGPIRPPSESNSLLIRITRNCPWNRCTFCPVYKETKFSIRPLEHVKKDIDSVCSHVEKIQKLSDHSGHLNRKNIRQIAEKIEPDQISAFNAAFSWVAGGMRSVFIQDANSLIIKPADLIEILRHLKKRFSQVERITSYARSHTVARIKDTDLEAIKEAGLNRIHIGLESGSNQVLKMVKKGVTKETHIKAGLKIKKAGMELSEYVMPGLGGRKYSEIHALETADALNQINPDFIRLRTLAIPNGLGLYEDYMKGDFEKCNDVMMAKEILLFLEMLAGITSVIKSDHILNLFEEIDGVLPDDRDYMTGVIQNFLSLDPNHRALYQVGRRLGIFSRLSDMDSPRRFARAEKTCSELNITLENVDEIIDEMMKRFI